TATGGGCGGTAAGACAGCTTTACAGTACGTTGGTAGAGCCGGATAACGACCTGGTGATAAAACCCTCTCTTGCAAAGCAGTGGCGGGTATCAACCGATCATCTTACCTATACATTTGATTTAAGAACAGATGTTTTCTTTCATGATAATGCTATTTTCCCCGGTGGGAAAGGACGGCGGCTGACCGCGCAGGATGTTGTTTACAGCCTGCGGCGGATCATGGACCCCGCTACCGCTTCACCCGGCGCCTGGATCTTTAACGGCCGGATCAATCCGGAAACCGGGTTCAGGGCTCCCAACGATTCCACTTTTGAGTTGACACTTATTCGTCCTTTCCATCCGATCCTGGGTATCCTCAGTATGCAGTATTGTTCGGTAGTTCCTCAGGAGGCAATCGCACGATATGGAAAGGACTTCCGCAATCATCCCTGTGGTACCGGCCCTTTCCAGTTCTTTTTCTGGGATGAAGGCCAGGGGTTGGTGCTACACCGCAATCCCCGTTATTTCGAAAAGGACAGCGCCGGTCAGCGGCTGCCTTATCTGGAAGCGGTACAGGTCAGCTTCCTGGACAGCAAAGCATCTGAGTTCCTGCTGTTCCGGCAGGGGCAGCTGGACTTCATGAACGATATTGACGCGTCTTTTAAAGATGAGGTGCTAACCAAACAGGGGAAACTGAAGCAGGAGTGGGAGGGGAAAATGGTCCTCAACAAGCACCCTTATCTCAATGTGGAATATCTTGGGTTCCTTACTGATAGCACTATTGCGGCAGTGAAACAATCGCCGGTGCGGCTCAGGAAGATCCGGCAGGCGATAAACTACGGTTTCGACCGTACGAAAATGATGACATACCTGCGCAATGGCATCGGTACGGCTGCGGAAGCAGGATTCGTACCATCGGGGCTGCCTTCTTTTGACGCTACTAAAGTGAACGGCTATACGTACAATCCGGCGAAGTCGCGGCAACTCCTGCGGGAAGCCGGCTACCCGGAAGGGAAGGGCATACCGGAGATAAGATTATTGTCCATCCCCATTTATGCTGATCTGGCCAACTATGTAGCCAACCAACTGCAGGAGGTCGGTATCCGCGTGCAGGTAGAAGTGATTCAGAAAAGCCTGCTGCTGGAACAAACGGCCAAGTCGCAGGCGCTGTTTTTCCGGGGTAGCTGGCTGGCCGATTATCCCGATGCAGAAAACTACCTGGCTGTTTTTTATGGTAAAAATCCGGCGCCTCCCAACTATACCCGTTACAGCAATGCGGCATTCGATAAATTATATGAGCAATCGCTGGAAGAGAATAATGATAGCAT
The Chitinophaga sp. MM2321 DNA segment above includes these coding regions:
- a CDS encoding ABC transporter substrate-binding protein, whose protein sequence is MKSCYCQAVILRVCYTGLLSMVLFSCGSPKNQHQQVFRYNQTEGISSLDPAFAKSQAVIWAVRQLYSTLVEPDNDLVIKPSLAKQWRVSTDHLTYTFDLRTDVFFHDNAIFPGGKGRRLTAQDVVYSLRRIMDPATASPGAWIFNGRINPETGFRAPNDSTFELTLIRPFHPILGILSMQYCSVVPQEAIARYGKDFRNHPCGTGPFQFFFWDEGQGLVLHRNPRYFEKDSAGQRLPYLEAVQVSFLDSKASEFLLFRQGQLDFMNDIDASFKDEVLTKQGKLKQEWEGKMVLNKHPYLNVEYLGFLTDSTIAAVKQSPVRLRKIRQAINYGFDRTKMMTYLRNGIGTAAEAGFVPSGLPSFDATKVNGYTYNPAKSRQLLREAGYPEGKGIPEIRLLSIPIYADLANYVANQLQEVGIRVQVEVIQKSLLLEQTAKSQALFFRGSWLADYPDAENYLAVFYGKNPAPPNYTRYSNAAFDKLYEQSLEENNDSIRYEQYREMDRMVMADAPVVPLFYDEVIRLVQPNVTGLYGNGLNLLELRRVKKK